The following coding sequences are from one Burkholderia stabilis window:
- a CDS encoding ArsR/SmtB family transcription factor codes for MNDDLPAGLPEPAQMRAAAESACALLKVLSNPDRLLLLCELSQGERCVSDLETTLDIRQPTLSQQLGVLRDHALVRTRREGKNIHYSLDSPAAIAVMGVLYEQFCGPAAKGKRRAA; via the coding sequence ATGAACGACGATCTTCCCGCCGGGCTGCCCGAGCCCGCCCAGATGCGCGCCGCCGCCGAATCGGCCTGCGCGCTCCTCAAGGTGCTGTCGAATCCCGACCGGCTGCTGTTGCTGTGCGAACTGTCGCAGGGCGAGCGCTGCGTCAGCGATCTGGAGACGACGCTGGACATCCGCCAGCCGACGCTGTCGCAGCAGCTCGGCGTGTTGCGCGACCACGCGCTGGTCCGTACGCGCCGCGAAGGCAAGAACATCCACTATTCGCTCGACAGTCCGGCCGCGATCGCGGTGATGGGCGTGCTGTACGAACAGTTCTGCGGCCCGGCCGCGAAGGGGAAGCGCCGTGCAGCTTGA
- a CDS encoding YeeE/YedE family protein codes for MQLDTFHFTPWLSLAGGVLIGLAAAWLVAFNGRIAGISGIVGGLLTAGAGERDWRAAFVVGLIAAPLVMRVAGAGLTPQVDAGWPELLAAGLLVGVGTRYAGGCTSGHGVCGMSRGALRSVVATATFMVAGFVTVFVRRHVLGG; via the coding sequence GTGCAGCTTGATACGTTTCACTTCACGCCTTGGCTGTCGCTGGCAGGCGGCGTGCTGATCGGGCTCGCGGCCGCGTGGCTCGTCGCATTCAACGGCAGGATTGCCGGCATCAGCGGCATCGTCGGCGGTCTGTTGACGGCGGGGGCGGGGGAGCGGGACTGGCGCGCCGCATTCGTCGTCGGGCTGATCGCAGCGCCGCTGGTGATGCGTGTCGCCGGAGCCGGTCTCACGCCGCAGGTCGATGCGGGGTGGCCCGAACTGCTGGCGGCCGGCCTGCTGGTCGGCGTCGGCACGCGATATGCGGGCGGATGCACGAGCGGCCACGGCGTTTGCGGGATGTCGCGCGGTGCGCTGCGCTCGGTGGTGGCGACGGCGACTTTCATGGTCGCGGGCTTCGTGACCGTATTCGTGCGGCGGCACGTGCTGGGAGGCTGA
- a CDS encoding DUF6691 family protein translates to MQAGFAFLAGLLFGVGLIVSGMANPQKVLGFLDLAGRWDPSLAFVMAGATGVAVFAFAWAKRRTRSWLGLPMQLPALRAITVRLVAGSAVFGIGWGLAGFCPGPAIVSIGLGSAKGIVFVVAMLVGMAAFEWIERRKGAG, encoded by the coding sequence ATGCAGGCAGGATTCGCGTTTCTGGCCGGGCTGCTGTTCGGCGTCGGCCTCATCGTGTCGGGCATGGCCAATCCGCAGAAGGTGCTCGGTTTTCTCGACCTGGCGGGCCGCTGGGACCCGTCGCTCGCGTTCGTGATGGCCGGCGCGACGGGCGTCGCCGTGTTCGCGTTCGCATGGGCGAAGCGCCGCACGCGGTCGTGGCTCGGCTTGCCGATGCAGTTGCCGGCCTTGCGCGCGATCACCGTGCGCCTCGTCGCCGGAAGTGCCGTGTTCGGCATCGGCTGGGGGCTGGCCGGGTTCTGCCCGGGGCCCGCGATCGTGTCGATCGGCCTCGGGTCGGCCAAGGGAATCGTGTTCGTCGTCGCGATGCTGGTCGGGATGGCTGCGTTCGAGTGGATCGAACGTCGCAAGGGCGCGGGGTGA
- a CDS encoding cytochrome-c peroxidase, with translation MLAGLAFAAHAAPLETVLLPGAPPSRVVGTIGNGTPQVTGKIDAATARFAPDPTLVALGRRIFFDPRLSEPRGMSCAGCHDAGRAFAPTLSAASLAGPGVPEGSRHGRFSQRNAPSLLYVRYVPRRHFYQDDDAPAPSPFGGLFSDGRADTLAEQIRGPLFDPNEMNNRSPAALLRKVNATELAPDLAARFGAPVRRDPEQLVRALGSAIEAYLQSDEMAPFTSRFDAFLRTRKPLAPAEMRGLALFRNPDKGNCMSCHTLSETSSRPERSLFTDFGYDAIAVPRNRALPANRDPRHFDNGLCDTARRLRWPEPTQWCGYLRTPGLRNVAVKQTFMHNGVFTTLRDAVAFYNTRSTDPGFWYHGAKTFDDVPAAYRGNINVNSTPMNRRPGTPPALSETEIDDIVAFLGTLTDARYTGIAVPATARATGSPDRRTTAAAR, from the coding sequence GTGCTCGCCGGCCTGGCGTTCGCGGCCCACGCCGCGCCGCTCGAGACGGTCCTGCTTCCCGGCGCGCCGCCGTCGCGCGTCGTCGGCACGATCGGCAACGGCACGCCGCAGGTAACGGGCAAGATCGACGCGGCCACCGCGCGCTTCGCGCCCGACCCGACGCTCGTCGCGCTCGGCCGCCGGATCTTCTTCGACCCGCGGCTGTCCGAGCCGCGCGGCATGTCGTGCGCGGGCTGCCACGATGCGGGGCGCGCGTTCGCGCCGACGCTGTCGGCGGCATCGCTCGCGGGCCCCGGCGTGCCGGAAGGCAGCCGGCACGGGCGCTTCAGCCAGCGCAATGCGCCGTCGCTGCTCTATGTACGCTACGTGCCGCGCCGCCACTTCTACCAGGACGACGACGCGCCCGCGCCTTCGCCGTTCGGCGGGCTGTTCAGCGACGGTCGCGCGGATACGCTCGCCGAGCAGATCCGCGGGCCGCTGTTCGATCCGAACGAGATGAACAACCGGTCGCCGGCCGCGCTGCTGCGCAAGGTCAATGCGACCGAACTCGCGCCCGATCTCGCCGCGCGCTTCGGCGCGCCGGTGCGGCGCGATCCCGAGCAACTGGTGCGCGCGCTGGGTTCGGCCATCGAGGCCTATCTGCAAAGCGACGAGATGGCGCCCTTCACGTCGCGCTTCGACGCGTTCCTGCGCACGCGCAAGCCGCTCGCGCCGGCCGAGATGCGCGGCCTCGCGCTGTTCCGGAATCCGGACAAGGGCAACTGCATGAGCTGCCATACGCTGTCGGAAACGTCGAGCCGCCCGGAGCGCTCGCTCTTCACCGATTTCGGCTATGACGCGATCGCCGTGCCGCGCAACCGCGCGCTGCCGGCGAACCGCGATCCGCGCCATTTCGACAACGGGCTGTGCGACACCGCGCGGCGGCTGCGCTGGCCGGAGCCGACCCAGTGGTGCGGCTACCTGCGCACGCCGGGGCTGCGCAACGTCGCGGTCAAGCAGACGTTCATGCACAACGGCGTGTTCACGACGCTGCGCGACGCGGTTGCGTTCTACAACACACGCTCGACCGATCCCGGCTTCTGGTATCACGGCGCGAAGACCTTCGACGACGTGCCGGCCGCCTATCGCGGCAACATCAACGTCAACTCGACGCCGATGAACCGCCGGCCCGGCACGCCGCCCGCGCTGTCCGAAACGGAAATCGACGATATCGTCGCGTTTCTCGGCACGCTGACCGACGCGCGCTATACGGGCATCGCCGTGCCCGCGACCGCCCGCGCCACCGGATCGCCGGACCGCCGAACGACCGCAGCGGCGCGCTGA
- a CDS encoding metallophosphoesterase family protein: MRRLLPRALLARCAPLVALAALSACSNHIDTPADPASASVNVQAAWVEIGDANQAIARVITNYNPASASDPLCPQLTVNGKLSRMTLRAGTATAAQRPTASDPSDSKPSSFPVSVCEATLPADAQSASVAGRTLPLPKAQPQRIAIIADTGCRMKKADNAWQACNDATVWPFDTIAASVAKLSPDLVLHVGDYHYRENACPPDIAGCKDSPWGYGWDTWQADLFRPAAPLLAKAPWVVVRGNHEECARAGQGWFRFLDPRPYSAARSCDDPANDNDANYSEPYAVSLGGGSQVIVFDTAKVGRNPLKTTDAQFRVYQKQFQTVASLASKAGMTTTIFTNHHPILAFAPIAGSTPAPGNLALQSVMSSLNAQAYYPPGVHVALHGHVHDFQAINFSSGHPATIVSGNGGDNLDVALPDPFPAGLTPAPGAVIERLSHNNSFGFLIMERNAAPATGWMFHAYSAAGKLLASCNQSGTTLACDKTGFIAP; the protein is encoded by the coding sequence ATGCGACGACTCCTCCCGCGCGCACTGCTCGCGCGCTGCGCCCCGCTTGTTGCCCTCGCCGCGTTGTCCGCGTGCTCGAATCACATCGATACGCCGGCCGATCCGGCCAGTGCGTCGGTCAACGTCCAGGCCGCATGGGTCGAGATCGGCGATGCGAACCAGGCGATCGCGCGCGTCATCACGAACTACAACCCCGCGTCGGCCAGCGATCCGCTGTGCCCGCAACTGACCGTCAACGGCAAGCTGTCGCGCATGACGCTGCGCGCGGGCACCGCGACCGCGGCCCAGCGGCCGACCGCCAGCGATCCGTCCGATTCGAAGCCGTCGAGCTTCCCGGTATCCGTCTGCGAGGCGACGCTGCCGGCCGACGCGCAGTCGGCGAGCGTCGCGGGCCGCACGCTGCCGCTGCCGAAAGCGCAGCCGCAGCGCATCGCGATCATTGCCGACACGGGCTGCCGGATGAAGAAGGCCGACAACGCATGGCAGGCGTGCAACGACGCGACGGTCTGGCCGTTCGATACGATCGCGGCGAGCGTCGCGAAGCTGTCGCCCGACCTGGTGCTGCACGTCGGCGACTATCACTATCGCGAGAACGCATGCCCGCCCGACATCGCAGGCTGCAAGGACAGCCCATGGGGCTATGGCTGGGATACGTGGCAGGCCGACCTGTTCCGCCCGGCCGCACCGTTGCTCGCGAAGGCGCCGTGGGTCGTCGTGCGCGGCAACCACGAGGAATGCGCGCGCGCGGGCCAGGGCTGGTTCCGCTTCCTCGACCCGCGCCCGTATTCGGCCGCGCGCTCGTGCGACGATCCGGCCAACGACAACGACGCGAACTACTCGGAACCGTATGCGGTGTCGCTCGGCGGCGGCTCGCAGGTGATCGTGTTCGACACCGCGAAGGTCGGCCGCAATCCGCTCAAGACGACCGACGCGCAATTCCGCGTCTACCAGAAGCAGTTCCAGACGGTGGCATCGCTCGCGTCGAAGGCCGGCATGACGACGACGATCTTCACGAACCATCATCCGATCCTCGCGTTCGCGCCGATCGCCGGCAGCACGCCCGCGCCGGGCAACCTCGCGCTGCAGTCGGTGATGTCGAGCCTCAACGCACAGGCGTACTACCCGCCCGGCGTGCACGTCGCGCTGCACGGGCACGTGCACGATTTCCAGGCGATCAATTTCTCGTCCGGACACCCGGCGACGATCGTGTCCGGCAACGGCGGCGACAACCTCGATGTCGCACTGCCCGACCCGTTCCCGGCCGGCCTGACGCCCGCGCCGGGCGCCGTGATCGAGCGGCTGTCGCACAACAACAGCTTCGGCTTCCTGATCATGGAGCGCAACGCAGCGCCGGCGACGGGCTGGATGTTCCATGCGTATTCGGCGGCCGGCAAGCTGCTCGCGTCGTGCAACCAGTCGGGCACGACGCTCGCGTGCGACAAGACGGGGTTCATTGCGCCGTGA
- a CDS encoding class I SAM-dependent methyltransferase yields METKRPNDAQSALWNGPSGRAWVDAQVSLDRMFTPFETLLADAAAASSARSVLDVGCGTGAVTLAIARRLGANAQCTGIDISSWMIDAAQARAERSGVHASFVCADVQTHAFAPASVDLIVSRLGVMFFDDPVGAFTNLRHAARPNAQMRFVAWRGMDDNPFMTTAERAAAPLLPNLPARRPGAPGQFAFGDRQRIASVLSDSGWADIAIEPVDRACVLPEPALDDYIARLGPVGLALLETDDATKRRVVDTVRAAFERYVHGAEVRFDAACWLVTARAPSA; encoded by the coding sequence ATGGAAACCAAACGTCCGAACGACGCACAGTCTGCGCTGTGGAACGGCCCGTCGGGGCGCGCGTGGGTCGATGCGCAGGTGTCGCTCGACCGGATGTTCACGCCATTCGAAACGCTGCTCGCGGACGCGGCGGCCGCGTCATCCGCGCGCAGCGTGCTCGATGTCGGCTGCGGCACGGGCGCGGTCACGCTCGCGATCGCGCGGCGGCTCGGCGCGAACGCGCAATGCACGGGCATCGATATCTCGTCCTGGATGATCGATGCGGCGCAGGCGCGCGCCGAACGCAGCGGCGTTCACGCCAGCTTCGTGTGCGCGGACGTGCAGACGCATGCGTTCGCGCCCGCGAGCGTCGACTTGATCGTGTCGCGTCTGGGCGTGATGTTCTTCGACGATCCGGTCGGGGCCTTTACGAATCTGCGTCACGCGGCGCGGCCGAATGCGCAGATGCGGTTCGTCGCGTGGCGCGGTATGGACGACAACCCGTTCATGACGACGGCCGAGCGGGCCGCCGCACCGTTGCTGCCGAACCTGCCCGCGCGTCGGCCCGGCGCGCCGGGGCAGTTCGCATTCGGCGACCGGCAGCGGATTGCATCGGTGCTGTCGGACAGCGGCTGGGCCGACATCGCGATCGAGCCGGTCGATCGGGCGTGCGTATTGCCCGAGCCCGCGCTGGACGACTACATCGCGCGGCTGGGGCCGGTCGGGCTTGCGCTGCTGGAGACGGACGACGCGACGAAGCGGCGCGTGGTCGACACGGTGCGCGCCGCGTTCGAGCGTTACGTGCATGGCGCGGAGGTGCGTTTCGACGCGGCGTGCTGGCTCGTGACGGCGCGTGCGCCGTCCGCGTAA
- a CDS encoding BCCT family transporter, with the protein MPESRPSPRTTFKPQVVLPALAVIGALLVVCALLPSEAGALFAAGQQWVIARFDWFYVLAVTGFLVFLVLIAASDFGNIRLGPDDAEPEFSFVSWTAMLFAAGMGIGLMYFGVGEPMQHFLKPPTVDPGTPAAAREAMLMTFFHWGFHAWAIYGLMGLVLAYFGFRYNLPLTLRSGLYPVLRERINGWIGHTVDAFALVGTVAGIATTLGYGVMQLSAGLHTVAGWDTGSNVFRIGLVAVVVILAGVSAATGLDKGVRRLSELNLLLAFLLLAFVVVAGPTLFLFRALGDNIGQYLSSLVALSFRTYAYAPPREEGWFGGWTILYWAWWVSWSPFVGMFIARISRGRTIRQFVIGVLLVPTAFNLVWMTVFGNSAIWLDTHGAAGALAQNATNVDALLFRFFDFLPLSQSLSIAAIVLIAVFFVTSADSGAFVIDQIATRGNEHSPVWQRLFWAALLGVTAAVLLVAGGLGALQAMTLIAALPVAIIMLALCYGLWRGLAADRAHYSQDVAPATTFWTGQHWRHRLTHILRQTTEAEARQFVVETIEPALRKVADELRASGVDAHVQRDSDDAVRLTVPTAEHRDFVYGVRVTVKSAAAFLVREAAEPESARAHVYGIVTFFEDGRLGYDVEYLRGDEVIADVLRQYERYVSLAADTRTHLLSRAPGHATEAE; encoded by the coding sequence ATGCCAGAGTCCCGTCCCTCCCCCCGCACGACATTCAAGCCGCAGGTCGTCCTGCCCGCGCTCGCAGTCATCGGCGCACTGCTCGTCGTGTGCGCGCTGCTCCCGAGCGAAGCCGGCGCGCTGTTCGCCGCCGGCCAGCAATGGGTCATCGCGCGCTTCGACTGGTTCTACGTGCTCGCCGTCACCGGGTTCCTCGTGTTTCTCGTGCTGATCGCCGCGAGCGATTTCGGCAACATCCGGCTCGGCCCCGACGACGCCGAACCCGAATTCAGCTTCGTGTCGTGGACGGCGATGCTGTTCGCGGCCGGCATGGGCATCGGCCTCATGTACTTCGGCGTCGGCGAGCCGATGCAGCATTTCCTGAAACCGCCGACCGTCGACCCCGGCACGCCCGCCGCCGCGCGCGAAGCGATGCTGATGACCTTCTTCCACTGGGGTTTCCATGCGTGGGCGATCTACGGGCTGATGGGGCTCGTGCTCGCGTACTTCGGCTTTCGCTACAACCTGCCGCTGACGCTGCGCTCCGGGCTGTACCCGGTGCTGCGCGAACGCATCAACGGCTGGATCGGCCACACGGTCGACGCGTTCGCGCTGGTCGGCACGGTCGCCGGCATCGCGACGACGCTCGGCTACGGCGTGATGCAGTTGAGCGCGGGCCTGCATACGGTGGCCGGCTGGGACACGGGCAGCAACGTGTTCCGCATCGGGCTCGTCGCGGTCGTCGTGATCCTCGCGGGCGTGTCGGCCGCGACCGGCCTCGACAAGGGCGTGCGGCGGCTGTCCGAGCTGAACCTGCTGCTGGCGTTCCTGCTGCTCGCGTTCGTGGTCGTCGCGGGCCCGACGCTGTTCCTGTTCCGCGCGCTCGGCGACAACATCGGCCAGTACCTGTCGAGCCTCGTCGCCCTGTCGTTCCGCACGTACGCGTATGCGCCGCCTCGCGAGGAAGGCTGGTTCGGCGGCTGGACGATCCTCTACTGGGCGTGGTGGGTGTCGTGGTCGCCGTTCGTCGGCATGTTCATCGCGCGCATCTCGCGCGGCCGCACGATCCGTCAGTTCGTGATCGGCGTGCTGCTCGTGCCGACCGCGTTCAACCTCGTGTGGATGACCGTGTTCGGCAACAGCGCGATCTGGCTCGATACGCACGGCGCGGCCGGCGCGCTCGCGCAGAACGCCACCAATGTCGACGCGCTGCTGTTCCGCTTCTTCGATTTCCTGCCGCTGTCGCAATCGCTGTCGATCGCCGCGATCGTGCTGATTGCGGTGTTCTTCGTCACGTCCGCCGATTCGGGCGCGTTCGTGATCGACCAAATCGCGACACGCGGCAACGAGCATTCTCCCGTATGGCAACGGCTGTTCTGGGCCGCGCTGCTCGGCGTGACGGCCGCGGTGCTGCTCGTCGCGGGCGGGCTCGGCGCGCTGCAGGCGATGACGCTGATCGCCGCGCTGCCGGTCGCCATCATCATGCTCGCGCTCTGCTACGGGCTGTGGCGCGGGCTCGCAGCCGACCGCGCGCACTATTCGCAGGACGTCGCGCCTGCGACGACCTTCTGGACCGGTCAGCACTGGCGCCACCGCCTCACGCACATCCTGCGGCAAACGACCGAGGCCGAGGCGCGCCAGTTCGTCGTCGAGACGATCGAGCCCGCGCTGCGCAAGGTCGCCGACGAGCTGCGCGCGAGCGGTGTCGATGCGCACGTGCAGCGCGACAGCGACGACGCGGTGCGGCTCACCGTGCCGACCGCCGAACACCGCGATTTCGTGTACGGCGTGCGCGTGACGGTGAAATCCGCGGCTGCGTTCCTGGTACGTGAGGCAGCCGAACCGGAATCGGCGCGCGCGCATGTCTACGGGATCGTCACGTTCTTCGAGGACGGGCGGCTCGGGTACGACGTCGAATACCTGCGCGGCGACGAAGTGATCGCCGACGTGCTGCGCCAGTACGAACGCTACGTGTCGCTCGCGGCCGACACGCGCACGCATCTGCTGAGCCGCGCACCGGGGCACGCGACGGAGGCCGAATGA
- a CDS encoding MurR/RpiR family transcriptional regulator: MTPLVPHDASHDEPAIAERIASAMPLMTPIHRRMGEFVLANPFRAATMRIDELAQAVNASIATANRFAKALGFDGYPAMRAALVRGFEATLGPVERLRSAQEQEPGVRGAVWIDAVFDQAVANIENTRAQLDAADVEAAVEAIVGARRVLILGAGSSAFLTGLMEHGLSVCHDNVQSLALLGGPSHAARRLYTADSRDLVIALAFPRYVKDTIELARRAAARGARVLGISDGPQSPLAPVASLNLYVKAERRFAATSEAAVLTMIEALIDAVALRTHRSAKSAAEMTEFLLPWLVQPQAALSAANPSSPRPKKS, encoded by the coding sequence ATGACGCCTCTCGTTCCGCACGACGCCAGCCACGACGAACCCGCCATTGCCGAGCGGATCGCGTCGGCCATGCCGTTGATGACGCCGATCCATCGGCGCATGGGCGAGTTCGTGCTCGCGAATCCGTTTCGCGCGGCGACGATGCGCATCGACGAACTCGCCCAGGCCGTCAATGCGTCGATCGCGACCGCGAACCGCTTCGCGAAGGCGCTGGGTTTCGACGGCTATCCGGCGATGCGCGCGGCGCTCGTGCGCGGCTTCGAGGCGACGCTCGGGCCGGTCGAGCGGCTGCGTTCGGCGCAGGAGCAGGAGCCGGGCGTGCGCGGCGCCGTGTGGATCGACGCGGTGTTCGACCAGGCCGTCGCCAACATCGAGAACACGCGTGCGCAACTGGACGCGGCCGACGTCGAGGCCGCGGTCGAGGCGATCGTCGGCGCGCGGCGCGTGCTGATCCTCGGCGCGGGGTCGAGCGCGTTTCTCACCGGGCTGATGGAGCACGGGCTGTCCGTGTGCCATGACAACGTGCAGTCGCTCGCGTTGCTCGGCGGCCCTTCGCACGCGGCGCGGCGCCTGTATACGGCCGATTCCCGCGATCTCGTGATCGCACTCGCGTTCCCGCGCTACGTGAAGGACACGATCGAGCTGGCCCGCCGCGCGGCGGCGCGCGGCGCGCGCGTGCTCGGCATCTCCGACGGCCCGCAATCGCCGCTTGCGCCGGTCGCGTCGCTGAACCTGTACGTCAAGGCCGAACGGCGCTTCGCGGCCACGTCGGAAGCGGCCGTGCTGACGATGATCGAGGCGCTGATCGACGCGGTCGCGCTGCGCACGCACCGTTCCGCGAAGTCCGCCGCCGAGATGACCGAATTCCTGCTGCCGTGGCTCGTGCAGCCGCAAGCGGCGCTGTCCGCCGCCAACCCTTCTTCCCCTCGTCCGAAAAAATCATGA
- a CDS encoding isoaspartyl peptidase/L-asparaginase family protein: MTSSAIVAIHGGAGTILRDAMDTDTERQYRAELTAILQAAQQVLADGGSALDAVTVAVRMLEDCPLFNAGRGAVYTAEGRHELDAAVMDGATLGAGAICCATRVRNPVLAARRVMEASEHVLFAGAGADAFAAAQGLELAEPGYFDTETRHAQWVKARAAAGTMLDHDAAAFAFGKSQAQSQPAEPLDPDRKHGTVGAVACDLHGHVAAATSTGGITNKQPGRVGDSPIIGAGCYADDATCAVSATGTGEMFIRLATAHDVAAQIAYRGASLADAAHDAVMNKLPRLAGRGGIIAVDAHGNVAMPFNTEGMYRGYARVGEAPVVGIYRDDAA; encoded by the coding sequence ATGACTTCTTCCGCGATCGTCGCGATTCACGGCGGCGCAGGCACGATCCTGCGCGATGCGATGGACACCGACACCGAACGCCAGTACCGCGCCGAACTGACCGCGATCCTGCAGGCCGCGCAGCAGGTGCTGGCCGACGGCGGCAGCGCGCTCGACGCCGTGACCGTCGCGGTGCGGATGCTCGAAGACTGTCCGCTGTTCAACGCCGGGCGCGGCGCCGTGTATACGGCCGAAGGCAGGCACGAACTCGACGCGGCGGTCATGGACGGCGCGACGCTCGGCGCTGGCGCGATCTGCTGCGCGACGCGCGTGCGCAATCCGGTGCTGGCCGCGCGGCGCGTGATGGAGGCGAGCGAACACGTGCTGTTCGCCGGCGCGGGCGCCGACGCGTTCGCTGCCGCGCAGGGGCTCGAGCTCGCGGAGCCCGGCTACTTCGACACCGAAACGCGTCACGCGCAGTGGGTCAAGGCGCGCGCGGCGGCCGGCACGATGCTCGACCACGATGCGGCGGCGTTCGCGTTCGGCAAATCGCAAGCGCAATCGCAGCCGGCCGAACCGCTCGATCCGGACCGCAAGCACGGCACGGTCGGCGCGGTCGCGTGCGACCTGCACGGCCATGTCGCGGCGGCGACGTCGACGGGCGGCATCACGAACAAGCAGCCGGGGCGTGTCGGCGATTCGCCGATCATCGGCGCGGGCTGCTATGCGGACGACGCGACCTGCGCGGTATCCGCGACGGGCACCGGCGAGATGTTCATCCGGCTCGCGACCGCGCATGACGTCGCCGCGCAGATCGCCTATCGCGGCGCGTCGCTCGCCGACGCCGCGCACGACGCCGTGATGAACAAGCTGCCTCGCCTGGCGGGCCGCGGCGGGATCATCGCGGTCGACGCGCACGGCAACGTCGCGATGCCGTTCAATACCGAAGGGATGTACCGCGGCTATGCGCGCGTCGGCGAAGCGCCTGTCGTCGGCATTTACCGCGACGATGCGGCCTGA
- a CDS encoding dipeptide ABC transporter ATP-binding protein: MSSSRNPSGLVLPEQRVVAVDDLSVTFRREGETFDAVRNVSFHVDRGETLAIVGESGSGKSVTSLALMRLVEHGGGAITGGRIAFRRRGGALVDLAQASAATMRGIRGADIAMIFQEPMTSLNPVFTVGDQISEAIALHQSKSASEARAEALRLLDLVRIPEARRVFARYPHQLSGGMRQRVMIAMALSCRPALLIADEPTTALDVTIQAQILQLVRGLQDEMNMGVIFITHDMGVVAEVADRVLVMYRGEKVEEGESDRIFAAPAHRYTRALLAAVPRLGSMQGTDIPEKFPLLKVDGAAAVPAAPAAQPHVDPASAPILRVRDLVTRFPVKSGVFGRVSQYVHAVERVSFELRAGETLALVGESGCGKSTTGRSLLRLVESQSGSIEFDGRDISAMKGADLQALRRNIQFIFQDPFASLNPRITVGFSIMEPLLVHGVASGREAQARVDWLLDKVGLPPEAARRYPHEFSGGQRQRIAIARALALNPKVVIADESVSALDVSVQAQIVNLMLDLQRELGVAYLFISHDMAVVERISHRVAVMYLGQIVEIGPRRAVFEAPQHPYTKKLMSAVPVADPARRHAPRQLAADEIPSPIRAAGDEPVVAPLVAVGPDHYVATHRVGGAY; the protein is encoded by the coding sequence ATGAGTTCGAGCCGTAACCCGTCCGGCCTGGTGCTGCCCGAGCAGCGTGTCGTCGCCGTGGACGACCTGTCGGTGACGTTCCGCCGCGAAGGCGAGACGTTCGACGCGGTGCGCAACGTGTCGTTTCACGTCGACCGCGGCGAGACGCTCGCGATCGTCGGCGAATCGGGCTCGGGCAAGTCGGTCACGTCGCTCGCGCTGATGCGGCTCGTCGAGCATGGCGGCGGTGCGATCACGGGCGGCCGGATCGCGTTCCGGCGCCGCGGCGGCGCGCTCGTCGATCTCGCGCAGGCGAGCGCCGCGACGATGCGCGGCATTCGCGGCGCGGATATCGCGATGATCTTCCAGGAGCCGATGACATCGCTGAACCCGGTGTTTACGGTCGGCGACCAGATCAGCGAGGCGATCGCACTGCACCAGTCGAAGAGCGCGTCCGAAGCGCGCGCGGAAGCGCTGCGGCTGCTCGACCTCGTGCGCATTCCCGAGGCGCGCCGCGTGTTCGCGCGCTATCCGCACCAGTTGTCGGGCGGGATGCGGCAGCGCGTGATGATCGCGATGGCGCTGTCGTGCCGGCCCGCGCTGCTGATCGCCGACGAGCCGACGACCGCGCTCGATGTAACGATCCAGGCGCAGATCCTGCAACTGGTCCGCGGGTTGCAGGACGAGATGAACATGGGCGTGATCTTCATCACGCACGACATGGGCGTGGTGGCCGAAGTGGCCGATCGCGTGCTCGTGATGTATCGCGGCGAGAAGGTCGAGGAGGGCGAGTCGGATCGCATCTTCGCGGCGCCCGCGCATCGTTACACGCGCGCATTGCTGGCGGCCGTGCCGCGGCTCGGCTCGATGCAGGGCACCGACATCCCCGAGAAATTCCCGCTGCTGAAGGTGGACGGCGCGGCAGCCGTGCCCGCGGCACCGGCCGCGCAACCGCACGTCGATCCGGCCTCGGCGCCGATCCTGCGCGTACGCGATCTCGTCACGCGTTTTCCGGTGAAGAGCGGCGTGTTCGGTCGCGTGTCGCAGTACGTGCATGCGGTCGAGCGCGTGAGCTTCGAGCTGCGTGCGGGCGAGACGCTCGCGCTCGTCGGCGAATCGGGCTGCGGCAAGTCGACCACCGGTCGTTCGCTGCTGCGCCTCGTCGAATCGCAAAGCGGCTCGATCGAATTCGACGGCCGCGACATCAGCGCGATGAAGGGCGCGGACCTGCAGGCGCTGCGCCGGAACATCCAGTTCATCTTCCAGGATCCGTTCGCGTCGCTGAACCCGCGAATCACGGTCGGCTTTTCGATCATGGAGCCGCTGCTGGTGCACGGCGTCGCGAGCGGCCGTGAAGCGCAGGCGCGCGTCGACTGGCTGCTCGACAAGGTTGGCCTGCCGCCCGAGGCCGCGCGCCGCTATCCGCACGAATTCTCGGGCGGGCAGCGGCAGCGGATCGCGATTGCGCGCGCGCTCGCGCTGAACCCGAAGGTCGTGATCGCCGACGAGTCGGTGTCCGCGCTCGACGTGTCGGTGCAGGCGCAGATCGTCAACCTGATGCTCGACCTGCAGCGCGAGCTCGGCGTCGCGTATCTGTTCATCTCGCACGACATGGCCGTCGTCGAGCGCATCAGCCATCGCGTCGCGGTGATGTATCTCGGCCAGATCGTCGAGATCGGCCCGCGCCGCGCGGTGTTCGAAGCGCCGCAGCATCCGTACACGAAGAAGCTGATGAGCGCGGTGCCGGTGGCCGATCCCGCGCGCCGGCATGCGCCGCGCCAGCTCGCGGCGGACGAAATTCCGAGCCCGATCCGCGCGGCCGGCGACGAGCCGGTCGTCGCGCCGCTGGTCGCGGTCGGCCCCGATCATTACGTCGCGACGCATCGCGTCGGCGGCGCGTACTGA